In one Trichosurus vulpecula isolate mTriVul1 chromosome 8, mTriVul1.pri, whole genome shotgun sequence genomic region, the following are encoded:
- the TMCO5A gene encoding transmembrane and coiled-coil domain-containing protein 5A — protein MEEEKEQILLDNESSQKMEILRLEQSKKILISLNMDLERDLQRIDEANQSLLLKIQKGEDRNNRLESELARLAHSAEEQEKKELEYTLYEKEQDLKELQQETSKLEQINETLTQGIAALQNQLSEKMYASKVLVPEEETLLESPEVAKMRVQQAEVSLAEQEKELAKVLEEYEHVQQLCKVQAYCIKKYQETLRKMEEEVENRFLEREISKVLSISSQTARRGLMMVDDIQNAAEKMSAGRKRILFWYRMLGYLLFIILLFTRLQGYLLFHISYVNPDLIVDTLPKMMSRNTLYRLRCFLEPFFTLEVEDVLPH, from the exons atggaagaagaaaaagagcagatcCTGTTGGATAATGA GTCCTCCCAAAAGATGGAAATCCTACGTTTGGAACAGTCCAAGAAGATCCTTATCAGTTTGAACATGGACCTTGAAAGGGATCTGCAGAGAATAGATGAGGCAAACCAGTCTCTTCTATTAAAAATTCAAAAGGGAGAAGATAGGAACAACAG GTTGGAAAGTGAGCTCGCCCGCTTAGCACACTCAGCAGAAGAACAGGAGAAGAAAGAGCTGGAATATACCTTATACGAAAAGGAGCAGGATTTGAAAGAACTGCAACAGGAGACTTCAAAACTA GAACAGATCAATGAGACTTTGACCCAGGGTATAGCAGCTCTTCAGAATCAG CTTTCAGAGAAAATGTATGCGTCCAAAGTACTTGTGCCTGAGGAAGAAACCTTATTGGAATCCCCAGAAGTGGCAAAG ATGAGAGTACAACAGGCGGAAGTCTCTTTGGCAGAGCAGGAAAAGGAACTGGCCAAG GTGCTGGAAGAATACGAACATGTGCAACAGCTTTGTAAGGTCCAGGCCTATTGCATAAAG AAATACCAAGAAACCCtgaggaagatggaagaagaagTAGAGAATAGGTTCCTTGAAAGAGAAAT ATCAAAAGTCCTAAGTATATCCTCTCAAACAGCCAGACGAGGGTTAATGATGGTGGATGACATCCAAAATGCTGCG GAGAAGATGTCTGCTGGAAGAAAGAGAATCCTCTTCTGGTACAG GATGCTTGGATATCTCCTCTTTATAATCTTATTATTCACGAGGCTACAAGGCTATCTGCTTTTCCATATTAGTTACGTAAATCCAGATCTGATAGTGGACACCCTGCCTAAGATGATGAGCCGGAACACCTTGTATAGGCTGAGGTGCTTCCTAGAGCCATTTTTCACACTGGAGGTAGAAGATGTCTTGCCTCACTAA